A single window of Methanomassiliicoccaceae archaeon DNA harbors:
- the rnz gene encoding ribonuclease Z encodes MTEILFLGTGASVPSRGRGLPAMAVRSGREIVLFDCGEGTQRQMMMSPMSFMKIKAIFLTHLHGDHFLGVPGLLLTMGLSGRSDPVRIVGPEGTGELLGNILSSCGDSLPFDLSITEAYGGETFRISDYSVTAFPTEHGVPSLGFVFSEDDKVGIDARKAAEMGVSATDIKMIKEGDVVNGISSEHISSGTVKGIRIVYTGDTLPCEEVRSASMGADVLVHEATFGSDQTESAEKHNHTTSVQAAAIARECGVRTLVLNHISNRYKDRAPLLEEAAKIFPDTILAEDFMHLMVTRREIRSV; translated from the coding sequence GGCCAGCGTCCCCTCGAGGGGCCGGGGGCTGCCAGCGATGGCCGTCCGCAGCGGTCGCGAGATCGTGCTTTTCGATTGCGGGGAAGGGACCCAGAGGCAGATGATGATGTCACCGATGTCTTTCATGAAGATCAAGGCGATTTTCCTGACGCATCTACATGGAGACCATTTTCTGGGGGTGCCCGGGTTGCTGTTGACAATGGGCCTGTCCGGAAGGTCGGACCCGGTACGTATAGTGGGGCCCGAAGGGACGGGCGAACTGCTCGGGAACATTCTAAGTTCATGCGGGGACAGCCTGCCTTTCGATCTGTCGATCACAGAAGCCTATGGCGGCGAGACGTTCCGTATCTCCGATTATTCCGTAACGGCCTTTCCGACAGAGCACGGCGTCCCGTCCCTCGGGTTTGTTTTCTCTGAAGATGACAAGGTGGGGATCGATGCCCGCAAGGCCGCCGAAATGGGAGTATCCGCGACGGATATCAAGATGATAAAAGAGGGGGACGTCGTGAACGGCATATCTTCCGAACACATATCCTCCGGTACGGTGAAAGGCATAAGGATCGTATACACGGGCGATACGCTTCCGTGCGAAGAGGTGCGTTCGGCTTCGATGGGAGCGGACGTGCTGGTACATGAGGCGACTTTCGGTTCCGACCAGACAGAATCCGCCGAAAAACACAATCATACGACGTCGGTGCAGGCCGCAGCGATAGCCAGGGAATGCGGCGTTAGGACCCTGGTACTAAACCACATAAGCAACCGTTACAAGGACCGCGCTCCGCTGCTAGAAGAGGCGGCAAAAATCTTCCCGGACACCATTTTGGCAGAAGATTTCATGCATCTGATGGTGACACGCAGGGAAATCAGATCAGTTTGA
- a CDS encoding CBS domain-containing protein, whose translation MKFPPESDIKKMRNALGITQSELANGSGVSQSTIAKVESRKTDASYRTIVRLFETLDKMNRKTGIDRTAADVASTSPITVDADDSLRVASDLMRRTGFSQMPVMSGDSPVGSISERMILGLIEQGMSMDELRKTSIKKVMGESFPVVSEGMSLSAVAQLMGDSDAVLVSRQGKVISMITSADLLKLI comes from the coding sequence GTGAAATTCCCGCCGGAATCGGACATCAAGAAAATGAGGAATGCGCTCGGAATCACTCAGTCGGAGCTTGCCAACGGATCCGGCGTCAGCCAGAGCACCATCGCCAAGGTTGAGAGCAGAAAGACCGACGCCAGCTATCGGACCATAGTGAGGCTCTTCGAGACCCTGGACAAGATGAACCGGAAAACCGGGATAGACCGCACCGCGGCGGACGTGGCCTCCACGTCGCCCATTACGGTAGATGCGGACGACAGCCTTCGCGTGGCTTCGGACCTCATGCGCCGGACAGGATTCTCTCAGATGCCGGTGATGAGCGGCGACAGTCCTGTAGGAAGCATCTCTGAAAGAATGATACTGGGCCTTATTGAACAGGGCATGAGCATGGACGAGCTCCGAAAGACCTCCATAAAAAAGGTCATGGGCGAATCGTTCCCGGTGGTTTCTGAAGGCATGTCCCTTTCGGCGGTCGCTCAGCTCATGGGAGACAGCGACGCCGTCCTGGTGTCCAGGCAGGGAAAGGTGATCAGCATGATAACCAGCGCGGACCTGCTCAAACTGATCTGA
- a CDS encoding methionine adenosyltransferase, translating into MAKNIYVEGIDEIPVPNRRVEIVERKGIGHPDSVSDGIAESVSRALCKMYIKEFGHVLHHNTDETQIAAGRAHPKFGGGTIIDPSYILLVGRATTEVEVGKELKFLPCKPVALRAAKEYLEKNFPNLDVKSEIIMDARIGLGSDDLTGVYKASGYHSNDTSFGVGYAPFSITDRLTLETEEFINGALKKKMPETGQDVKVMASRIGKDITLTVACAMVDRYLTDADAYKSAMVQLKNEVTDNALKIIGNEDINVNVDVNTGDDYSRNVYYLTVTGMSQEMGDDGSVGRGNRCNGIITPYRPMSMEATSGKNPITHVGKIYNVMSKLVAEEISKEIGPEVEIRVRLLSQIGKPISQPLNASVQVLAPGADQPKELSKWKSDAEGIMEHWLDNIDKVTELITTGKVRTF; encoded by the coding sequence ATGGCTAAGAATATTTACGTTGAGGGTATCGATGAAATACCGGTACCGAACAGAAGGGTAGAAATCGTCGAGAGGAAAGGTATCGGGCACCCCGACAGCGTTTCAGACGGTATCGCAGAGTCGGTAAGCAGGGCACTGTGTAAAATGTACATCAAGGAGTTCGGCCACGTACTCCACCACAACACCGACGAGACTCAGATTGCGGCCGGAAGGGCACACCCCAAGTTCGGAGGCGGAACGATCATAGATCCGTCCTACATACTTTTGGTCGGACGTGCAACCACAGAGGTCGAGGTCGGAAAGGAGCTCAAATTCCTGCCGTGCAAGCCAGTCGCGCTGAGAGCGGCTAAAGAGTATCTAGAGAAGAACTTCCCCAATCTGGATGTTAAATCTGAAATCATAATGGATGCTAGGATCGGTCTTGGGTCAGACGATCTTACCGGAGTTTACAAAGCATCGGGATACCACTCCAACGACACGTCTTTCGGTGTAGGATATGCACCGTTCTCGATCACGGACAGGCTTACCCTGGAGACCGAGGAGTTCATCAATGGCGCCCTCAAGAAGAAGATGCCGGAGACAGGGCAGGACGTCAAAGTAATGGCATCCAGGATCGGAAAGGACATAACTTTGACAGTGGCATGTGCGATGGTGGACAGATACCTCACCGACGCCGACGCTTACAAGTCTGCAATGGTGCAGCTTAAGAACGAGGTCACAGACAACGCGCTCAAGATCATCGGAAACGAGGACATAAACGTCAACGTGGACGTAAACACCGGCGACGACTACTCCCGCAACGTTTACTATCTGACGGTCACGGGAATGTCCCAGGAGATGGGAGACGACGGTTCGGTCGGAAGAGGCAACAGGTGTAACGGGATAATTACGCCATACAGGCCGATGTCCATGGAGGCCACTTCCGGAAAGAACCCGATAACCCACGTCGGAAAGATCTACAATGTGATGTCAAAACTCGTCGCCGAGGAAATATCCAAAGAGATAGGCCCAGAGGTCGAAATACGCGTTAGACTGCTGTCGCAGATCGGAAAACCGATTTCGCAACCGCTCAACGCTTCTGTTCAGGTGCTTGCGCCAGGAGCAGACCAGCCAAAGGAACTGTCCAAGTGGAAGTCCGACGCCGAAGGCATAATGGAGCATTGGCTCGATAACATTGATAAGGTCACAGAACTTATCACGACCGGTAAAGTAAGGACCTTCTGA
- a CDS encoding DUF4443 domain-containing protein gives MKIIDEPQYGPMFRFSDANVYWTLHTISDGRRIGRKRLSEAVGVGEGSMRRIVDTLREWGLIFVKQTGIMITKAGRSYLEQMPIRVINLDVGNSVVGQYTQSLLVMGVSDKVFNGMQQRDAGIKAGATGCTTLVIRDGVLLIPPDWNVDEENPRLAKEVREVIGMTGSDVIIVGGGETKLLAIEAAVTAALELF, from the coding sequence ATGAAAATAATAGATGAGCCGCAGTATGGGCCGATGTTCAGGTTCAGCGATGCCAATGTATATTGGACGTTGCACACAATTTCGGACGGAAGGAGGATTGGACGCAAGCGACTCTCCGAGGCCGTCGGAGTGGGCGAGGGAAGCATGCGCCGCATAGTCGACACTCTTAGGGAATGGGGACTTATCTTCGTAAAGCAGACGGGGATAATGATCACCAAGGCCGGCCGAAGCTACCTGGAGCAGATGCCAATCCGCGTAATAAATCTGGACGTCGGCAACTCTGTGGTCGGCCAATACACGCAGAGCCTGCTGGTCATGGGGGTCTCCGATAAAGTGTTCAACGGGATGCAGCAACGAGACGCGGGCATCAAGGCCGGAGCCACCGGATGCACCACGTTGGTCATACGGGACGGCGTTCTGCTGATCCCCCCTGACTGGAACGTCGACGAGGAGAATCCCAGGCTCGCAAAAGAGGTACGAGAGGTCATAGGCATGACCGGGAGCGATGTCATCATCGTAGGCGGCGGGGAGACCAAGTTGCTGGCGATAGAGGCGGCGGTCACGGCAGCCCTCGAGCTGTTCTGA
- a CDS encoding 50S ribosomal protein L40e, with amino-acid sequence MARFKEAESRLLDKSVCMNCYATNPPKASKCRKCGYSNLRPKAKESRKQ; translated from the coding sequence ATGGCACGTTTTAAAGAGGCCGAGAGCAGGCTCCTTGATAAGTCCGTATGCATGAACTGTTATGCAACGAACCCCCCTAAGGCGTCTAAATGCCGCAAATGCGGATACAGCAACCTTAGGCCCAAGGCTAAAGAGAGCAGGAAGCAGTGA
- a CDS encoding DUF835 domain-containing protein, translating into MKVLVADDNVAIQEILREIVTNTGNQVFLASNVVEAAESILQNRPELIFLDMFLGGEPGMKAIDIVHEEDVSMNMKVYILKNSKEYIPRDEAFVVGEIEKPFRSADIVAILSGSKNVPEVAPVPASRPSRLEKRRKNKEQLAAAEQTGLPSGRAHLILEGNPVGVYKYASDFADAGYDMLIITSNKIKAVREKMKYGKMNVIALSAKPRLDYKDIRKLGSLTDSVNRFISDNARPVIVIDGLSALMEKNGPNRTLTMMRQLTADNAGSATFLISLNENSIDKKGLDILVHNMDIHKTVD; encoded by the coding sequence ATGAAGGTCTTGGTCGCTGACGATAATGTAGCCATACAGGAAATATTGAGAGAAATCGTCACCAATACTGGTAACCAGGTTTTTCTCGCTTCTAATGTGGTCGAGGCCGCGGAATCAATACTTCAGAATCGCCCCGAACTGATATTTTTAGATATGTTCTTGGGAGGCGAGCCCGGGATGAAGGCGATAGACATCGTCCACGAAGAGGACGTTTCCATGAACATGAAGGTCTATATTCTGAAAAACAGCAAGGAGTATATACCCAGAGACGAGGCCTTCGTGGTCGGGGAGATCGAGAAGCCGTTCAGGAGCGCCGACATAGTTGCGATATTATCGGGATCGAAGAACGTTCCTGAAGTTGCACCGGTTCCGGCGTCCAGGCCCTCGAGGCTCGAAAAAAGGCGCAAGAACAAGGAGCAGCTGGCGGCTGCCGAGCAGACGGGGCTGCCGTCCGGCAGAGCCCATCTCATACTGGAGGGCAACCCTGTAGGCGTCTACAAATACGCTTCGGATTTTGCCGATGCAGGATATGACATGCTCATCATCACCAGCAACAAGATCAAGGCCGTAAGGGAGAAGATGAAATACGGCAAGATGAACGTTATAGCTCTTTCTGCAAAGCCCAGGCTGGACTACAAAGACATAAGGAAGCTAGGATCCCTTACCGATTCGGTCAATCGTTTCATATCCGATAACGCGCGTCCCGTGATCGTGATCGACGGGCTGTCCGCCTTGATGGAGAAGAACGGCCCTAACCGCACACTCACCATGATGCGCCAGCTCACGGCGGATAACGCCGGCTCCGCAACATTTTTAATATCTCTGAACGAGAATTCCATCGACAAAAAAGGTCTGGACATACTCGTTCATAATATGGATATCCATAAGACCGTCGACTGA
- the eno gene encoding phosphopyruvate hydratase, whose amino-acid sequence MKIEKVWAREVLDSRGNPTVEAEITVAGHKVRAIAPSGASTGTWEAHELRDGGERYGGKGVLKAVGNIREDIAACITGMDPSDQEAIDMAMIDLDGTPNKKRLGANATVATSLAVAKAGAMSRNMQIYEHIGGDHITLPVPMFNIINGGKHAGGNLKIQECMLVPAGAPNFSECLRMASEAYMSLKKLLSKKYGVSAVNIGDEGGFAPPVDTVAEALETISQATSDAGYRPGKDFFLALDAASSEFFINGRYEVDGFSFTAGELEDHYAGLAKDFPIISIEDPFFEDDFDSTADLTRRIGKGVQIVGDDIFVTNTERLKRGIKAGAANALLLKVNQIGTVTESGQAAETSFKNNYNVVVSHRSGETEDTTIADLSVGWGSGQIKTGAPARGERTAKYNRLLRIEEELGSKAVFPGIKAFRF is encoded by the coding sequence ATGAAGATTGAGAAAGTATGGGCAAGAGAGGTTCTCGATTCGAGGGGTAACCCCACGGTAGAGGCTGAGATCACTGTGGCAGGGCACAAGGTAAGGGCCATCGCGCCATCGGGAGCGTCCACGGGCACCTGGGAGGCCCATGAGCTCAGGGACGGCGGCGAAAGATACGGAGGCAAAGGGGTCCTCAAGGCCGTCGGCAACATAAGGGAAGATATCGCCGCGTGCATCACGGGAATGGACCCGTCCGACCAGGAGGCGATAGATATGGCAATGATCGACCTCGACGGAACGCCTAATAAGAAAAGGCTCGGCGCGAACGCCACCGTGGCAACGTCGCTGGCTGTCGCCAAGGCGGGCGCTATGTCCAGGAACATGCAGATCTACGAGCATATTGGCGGCGATCACATAACGCTGCCCGTTCCGATGTTCAATATAATCAATGGCGGGAAGCATGCGGGAGGCAATCTGAAGATACAGGAATGCATGCTCGTCCCGGCCGGGGCCCCTAACTTCTCCGAATGCCTGAGGATGGCTTCGGAGGCGTACATGTCTCTGAAGAAGCTTCTCTCGAAGAAGTACGGCGTATCGGCTGTGAACATAGGCGACGAGGGCGGTTTCGCTCCCCCGGTGGACACGGTCGCAGAGGCGCTTGAAACAATATCCCAAGCTACGTCCGATGCCGGATACAGGCCCGGCAAGGACTTTTTCCTTGCTTTGGATGCCGCTTCCTCAGAATTCTTCATCAACGGCAGGTATGAGGTGGACGGCTTCAGCTTCACCGCAGGCGAGCTCGAGGACCATTATGCGGGACTGGCCAAAGATTTCCCCATCATAAGCATCGAGGACCCATTTTTTGAGGACGATTTCGATTCGACGGCAGATCTCACCAGGAGAATAGGCAAAGGAGTGCAGATAGTAGGTGACGACATATTCGTCACAAACACGGAGAGGCTCAAGCGCGGAATAAAGGCCGGGGCGGCGAACGCCCTCCTGCTCAAGGTGAATCAGATAGGTACGGTCACAGAATCGGGCCAGGCCGCGGAGACGAGCTTCAAAAACAACTATAATGTAGTGGTGTCGCACCGCTCCGGCGAGACCGAGGACACCACCATTGCCGATCTCTCGGTAGGGTGGGGTTCGGGACAGATCAAGACGGGAGCACCGGCGCGCGGCGAACGCACCGCGAAATACAACAGGCTTCTGAGAATAGAAGAAGAACTGGGATCGAAGGCCGTGTTCCCCGGCATCAAGGCGTTCAGGTTCTGA
- a CDS encoding nicotinate phosphoribosyltransferase: MDKLFIADEKDVRDGYTMDVYFERTKQILEAKGLDKSRVCAELTSSSLPRGWEWAVFCGLEEVIRLSEGTNVSVYAIPEGTIIRARTPASVRVPVMNFIGNYVDFGVMETAILGMICQPTGVATKASRVKIAAQGKPVIAFGNRRMHPAIAGVLDRSAYIGGCDDVSSGIGGDIIGKEPLGTVPHALTLMMGSNDAAFRAFDETIDPKVPRIMLIDTFSDERSAAIEACRSVKNLVGVRLDTPGSRRGNFKELIDEVRWEMDMNGYKNVKIIVSGGLDEESVAKLADTCVSSFGVGTSIANAPTLDFSMDLVEKDSEPIAKRGKFAGRKFPYRCPHCYTMGVSLVPDDEIRCDCGCVMEMIERPVLKNGKRVIPEVKPKEVREYVLKQLEHMKQNGLL; this comes from the coding sequence ATGGACAAGCTCTTCATCGCAGACGAGAAGGACGTCAGGGACGGTTACACGATGGACGTGTACTTCGAGCGCACAAAACAGATTTTGGAAGCCAAGGGGCTGGACAAATCCAGGGTATGCGCCGAGCTTACAAGCAGCTCGCTGCCCCGCGGCTGGGAATGGGCCGTTTTCTGCGGTCTCGAAGAGGTCATACGCCTTTCGGAAGGAACCAACGTTTCGGTCTATGCGATACCCGAAGGGACGATAATACGTGCCCGCACCCCGGCCAGCGTCAGGGTGCCGGTAATGAACTTCATAGGAAACTACGTCGACTTCGGAGTCATGGAGACCGCGATCCTGGGGATGATATGCCAGCCCACAGGCGTGGCCACTAAGGCTTCGAGGGTGAAGATCGCCGCACAGGGAAAACCCGTCATAGCCTTCGGCAACAGGAGGATGCACCCTGCAATTGCGGGCGTCCTCGACCGTTCGGCCTATATAGGCGGATGCGACGACGTGTCCTCGGGTATCGGCGGAGATATAATCGGCAAGGAACCGTTGGGAACGGTGCCCCATGCACTCACTTTGATGATGGGCAGCAACGACGCAGCGTTCAGGGCATTCGACGAGACCATAGATCCGAAAGTCCCTCGTATAATGCTCATCGACACATTCTCTGACGAACGCAGCGCCGCAATAGAGGCCTGCAGGTCCGTGAAGAACCTGGTGGGAGTCAGACTGGACACTCCGGGCTCCAGAAGGGGGAACTTCAAGGAGTTGATCGACGAGGTTCGCTGGGAGATGGATATGAACGGCTACAAGAACGTCAAGATAATCGTCTCCGGCGGTCTCGATGAGGAATCGGTCGCCAAGCTGGCAGACACATGTGTTTCAAGCTTCGGTGTCGGAACTTCTATCGCCAACGCCCCGACCTTGGACTTCTCGATGGATCTTGTGGAGAAGGACAGCGAGCCGATCGCCAAGAGGGGCAAGTTCGCCGGGCGCAAGTTCCCGTACCGCTGCCCGCATTGCTACACCATGGGCGTATCGCTCGTTCCCGACGACGAGATCAGATGCGATTGCGGATGCGTCATGGAAATGATCGAAAGGCCCGTGCTCAAAAACGGAAAGAGAGTTATCCCTGAGGTTAAACCCAAAGAAGTCCGCGAATACGTGCTGAAGCAGTTGGAGCACATGAAACAGAACGGACTCCTGTGA
- a CDS encoding DNA topoisomerase I — MKKLIITEKANAARRISTILSDGKYTTKKVGGASVITFSAGNDEYDVISLRGHILELDYPEEYNNWSDGSPTDLVYAPQVKTVRVKSILENIKESAAEADEIIIATDYDREGELIGVETVEAAGVDMSKVKRSKFSALTKSEIEAAFSDLALPDKRLADAAEARQIIDLTWGAVLTRQISLASGQVGKNFMSVGRVQSPTLKLLVDKNEEIENFISKPFWNIVGRFGILAFQGQHAGNPFWEEDAAKDILARTSSAKTGTVTTFEVTEKEEYRPPPFDTTQMQVEANKIGIPPTVAMKLAEDLYTGGYISYPRTENTEYPKSISIRGVLEKLRESDFKEEIEEILAQEKIYPSRGKRRTTDHPPIYPTAAASSAKMKGDKWKLYELIVRRFMATVAPSAIAEVTECIVKVNDEEFKCEGYKQKSKGWKKYYGKYIKSKESSIPKVKVGDIVDVRSVSMEASETKPPFRYNQGSLIQEMDRLQLGTKSTRHDIIAKLFSRNYVQGNHLIPTAGGVSLTKALERHGGGITEPDMTAKLESDMVKIGNGERTLDGVVKESQDMLYTVSEKISAEEEAIGKEIRAALRTQQHIGLCTACGNNLTIKKSKNGNFIGCDGYPECTCSYPLPRGAMVQTTESVCTVCGLPHLKVIRKGNPPLLQCIDPKCLSNTERTFLGDCPTCGKGKIRMMYSKAGKRFAGCTEWPACTQTYPLRPRGSIVPTDKKCELCNSPIILFGSSEDCINPDCPAKQKATSEKKASAKKTAVKDAVETENVAPAKKVGVKKAAAKKAVDAENTVPAKKVGVKKAGVKKAAKADK, encoded by the coding sequence ATGAAAAAACTGATAATCACCGAGAAGGCCAATGCTGCCAGGAGGATATCCACGATCCTTTCCGACGGCAAATATACCACAAAGAAGGTCGGAGGGGCCTCGGTGATTACTTTCTCTGCAGGAAACGATGAATACGACGTCATAAGCCTCAGGGGACACATCCTCGAGCTCGACTATCCCGAAGAATACAACAATTGGTCCGACGGCTCGCCCACCGACCTTGTGTATGCGCCGCAGGTAAAGACCGTGCGTGTCAAATCCATTCTGGAAAACATCAAAGAATCCGCCGCAGAGGCGGACGAAATCATAATCGCCACCGACTATGACCGCGAGGGAGAGCTCATAGGGGTCGAGACCGTCGAGGCCGCAGGCGTGGATATGTCCAAGGTCAAAAGATCGAAATTCAGCGCACTTACCAAATCAGAGATAGAGGCTGCCTTCTCCGACCTTGCACTTCCCGACAAACGTCTGGCGGACGCCGCCGAGGCAAGACAGATAATAGATCTGACATGGGGCGCCGTGCTCACAAGACAGATATCCCTGGCATCGGGCCAGGTCGGAAAGAACTTCATGTCGGTGGGACGCGTTCAGAGCCCCACGCTCAAACTGCTCGTGGACAAGAACGAGGAAATCGAAAACTTCATATCAAAGCCGTTCTGGAACATCGTCGGGCGCTTCGGCATCCTTGCGTTCCAGGGACAGCATGCCGGTAATCCGTTCTGGGAGGAGGACGCCGCCAAAGATATACTTGCCCGCACATCTTCCGCCAAAACAGGAACCGTAACCACGTTCGAGGTCACGGAAAAAGAGGAATACAGGCCTCCGCCGTTCGACACCACGCAGATGCAGGTCGAGGCGAACAAGATCGGGATTCCCCCGACGGTCGCCATGAAATTGGCAGAGGACCTATACACCGGGGGATACATTTCGTACCCCCGTACAGAGAACACCGAATATCCCAAGAGCATAAGCATCCGAGGCGTTTTGGAGAAGCTCAGGGAATCTGACTTCAAAGAAGAGATAGAAGAGATACTGGCACAGGAGAAGATATATCCATCGAGAGGAAAGAGGCGTACGACCGACCATCCTCCTATCTATCCGACGGCGGCGGCCAGCTCGGCAAAGATGAAGGGCGACAAATGGAAGCTTTACGAACTTATCGTAAGGAGGTTCATGGCTACGGTCGCACCTTCGGCGATAGCCGAGGTAACCGAATGCATCGTCAAAGTTAACGATGAAGAGTTCAAATGCGAAGGGTACAAACAGAAATCCAAGGGATGGAAAAAGTACTACGGGAAATACATAAAATCCAAGGAATCCTCGATTCCGAAAGTGAAGGTCGGAGACATCGTCGACGTCCGTTCCGTTTCTATGGAGGCTTCCGAGACCAAACCTCCTTTCAGATACAACCAGGGTTCCCTGATCCAGGAGATGGACAGATTGCAACTCGGGACCAAGAGTACCAGGCATGACATTATCGCCAAACTGTTCTCTAGGAACTATGTACAGGGGAACCATCTGATCCCCACCGCAGGCGGCGTTTCGCTGACCAAAGCCCTGGAAAGGCATGGTGGCGGAATAACGGAACCGGACATGACCGCCAAACTTGAATCGGACATGGTCAAGATCGGCAACGGAGAGCGCACGCTCGACGGCGTGGTCAAAGAATCCCAGGATATGCTTTACACGGTTTCCGAGAAGATCTCCGCCGAGGAGGAGGCCATAGGAAAAGAGATCAGGGCCGCTCTGAGAACTCAGCAACACATCGGCCTATGCACGGCGTGCGGCAACAACCTTACAATCAAGAAATCGAAGAACGGAAATTTCATCGGATGCGATGGATATCCGGAGTGCACATGTTCTTACCCGCTCCCGCGCGGGGCCATGGTACAGACCACAGAATCCGTATGCACGGTCTGCGGACTCCCCCATCTCAAAGTGATCAGGAAGGGTAACCCGCCGCTCCTGCAGTGTATCGATCCTAAATGCCTTTCGAACACCGAGCGTACGTTCCTCGGGGACTGCCCGACGTGCGGCAAGGGAAAGATCAGGATGATGTACTCCAAGGCCGGGAAGAGGTTTGCAGGCTGCACCGAATGGCCTGCCTGTACGCAGACGTATCCTCTCAGGCCTAGGGGGAGCATCGTCCCCACAGACAAGAAGTGCGAACTCTGCAACTCGCCGATCATCCTCTTCGGAAGTTCCGAAGACTGTATCAATCCCGACTGTCCCGCAAAACAGAAGGCCACATCTGAGAAGAAGGCTAGTGCAAAGAAAACGGCCGTAAAGGATGCTGTGGAAACTGAGAACGTTGCACCTGCAAAGAAGGTAGGCGTGAAGAAAGCGGCCGCAAAGAAAGCCGTCGATGCTGAGAACACCGTACCCGCAAAGAAGGTAGGCGTGAAGAAAGCGGGTGTCAAGAAGGCCGCTAAGGCCGATAAATAA
- the nikR gene encoding nickel-responsive transcriptional regulator NikR: MDGVTRIGVSLEPELLREFDESISNKGYVSRSEAIRDLVRDSLAESEWKNDEEYMVGVIVMVYDHNVTNVGDKLTDIQHDHSGNVNTSIHVHLDHDRCMEILIVEGKLGSLKKLASEITSIKGVLRGRLTMVSPKSGNMHHLGARK, from the coding sequence ATGGACGGCGTCACCCGCATAGGCGTTTCACTTGAACCAGAACTCCTCAGGGAGTTCGACGAATCGATATCTAACAAAGGCTACGTAAGCAGGTCCGAGGCCATCAGGGACCTGGTGCGCGATTCGCTGGCAGAGAGCGAGTGGAAAAACGATGAAGAGTACATGGTCGGAGTCATAGTGATGGTGTACGACCACAACGTAACCAATGTGGGAGACAAGCTGACCGACATTCAGCACGACCACTCCGGTAACGTGAACACGTCCATACATGTGCACCTGGACCACGACCGTTGCATGGAGATACTCATAGTGGAAGGCAAGCTGGGCTCGCTGAAGAAGCTCGCATCGGAGATCACGTCCATCAAGGGCGTCCTCAGGGGAAGGCTTACGATGGTGTCGCCGAAATCAGGCAACATGCACCACCTGGGCGCCCGCAAGTGA
- a CDS encoding asparagine synthase-related protein, whose translation METYSERIGEALDSAVRDAVSGKKVAVAFSGGLDSGLVAALAAKYAESVVLYTAGSDVSYDVINSRDASSKMGLPWIHIPLHEGNIETILREMVRFTGTTSPLTLSFEVPTFCVTKGSEEKFILGGMGSDELFAGYHKYMGMPEEEFRRNSAEDMEKLMTEVVEHEDKVAVASGKTMIRPFTSPEVQNVARSIPFGILEPKDESSRKAVLKVLALSWGLDFIADKSKKAAQYGSGATDLIKATAKRKGMTQHQYISMICKEELD comes from the coding sequence GTGGAGACATATTCGGAACGCATAGGTGAAGCGCTGGATTCCGCGGTCAGGGACGCGGTCTCCGGAAAAAAGGTCGCGGTTGCATTCTCGGGAGGTCTGGATTCCGGACTGGTAGCGGCACTGGCCGCAAAATATGCGGAAAGCGTGGTCCTGTACACGGCAGGGTCCGATGTCTCCTATGATGTTATCAATTCCAGGGACGCCTCGTCAAAGATGGGGCTGCCGTGGATACACATACCTCTGCACGAAGGAAACATCGAAACAATCCTCAGAGAGATGGTCCGTTTTACTGGAACTACATCTCCGCTCACCCTCTCGTTCGAGGTCCCGACGTTCTGTGTGACAAAAGGATCGGAAGAGAAATTTATCCTAGGCGGCATGGGTTCGGACGAGCTTTTCGCAGGATACCATAAGTATATGGGGATGCCGGAGGAGGAGTTCCGCAGGAACAGCGCAGAGGACATGGAAAAGCTTATGACGGAAGTTGTGGAACATGAGGACAAGGTCGCAGTCGCGTCGGGTAAAACAATGATAAGGCCCTTCACGTCCCCGGAGGTCCAGAATGTTGCGCGTTCCATTCCGTTCGGTATTCTGGAGCCCAAGGACGAGAGCTCAAGGAAAGCGGTCCTAAAAGTGCTGGCGCTGAGCTGGGGCCTCGATTTCATAGCAGATAAAAGCAAGAAGGCGGCCCAGTACGGCTCGGGAGCCACGGACCTCATCAAGGCAACAGCCAAGAGGAAGGGGATGACCCAGCACCAGTATATCTCGATGATATGCAAAGAAGAGCTCGATTGA